The sequence TAACCTTCCATAGTGTGAGAACTTATGGGAACTTATAAAGAACGAAACCATGACATTTAGTCATAACAGAAACATTATACTATGCCTTCAAATCTAAACCAAAAACGTATATCCCAGAATTGGTTCTTTGGGggtattttttattaaagataaAGACTTTCAGTCTGATCTTTcagcaattttcatttttcttcatgctttcattctttttttttagagaccAAATCACTAACCCAGGTCCACCCTCCCTGCTGCCTGTGGGTCTTACAGGTTCTCATACTCCCCACTTCTTAGTGTCCAGTTTGCAGTAGTGATTAAGATGTAGTCCACACTAACGCATACTAACAGTTCATTTATTAAATGTTGTTAACAATCTGCCCTGCTTCCCTTGTGAGGCTGGGTCCAGACACCCTTAGGATTGCTTCTCTTCCTTAGCAATGGAAAGAACATTGGCCTTGCCATAAGGCAGATGACAGAATTCTGAAACTAGTTGTTTTCTTATATTGCAGGATTTTTAAGAGGATTAAGTGAGGAAGTACATGGAACATTTAGTCCAATCTGCCGTGCAGAGGTATGCAAtgttcctgtctttcttttcACCCTCCAGATTCAACGCCCTGATGCCTTTGAACCTGCTACTTGCACTAATTTATACAGTCTCATTTCACTCTATTGTACTTCAGGAGAAGGTACTGCCAGCACTCTCACTTAGAAAACTACTCCCTACCCACCTGGGCACCAGGAGGAAAGTGTCCAAAGGACTAAGACTGTGCAAGTTCAGTGGTTTTCAGATTCATGCTTTTGGAACCCTTTGTTCAAGTGAAATCTCCCTTGGAACCTTGATACAAACAAACTAGGTAAAAAGGTCattttattcacatttctttattttataagttCATATCTATAATTCTGTAACCTATTAAAATGATATTCAGAACTAGATGCTTTGAGACACACATCAGAAATCTGGGGTTAGAGGTAGCAGCTGCAAACTGACCAGTGCTTTGAGACACACATCAGAAATCTGGGGTTAGAGGTAGCAGCTGCAAACAGACCAACTGCAGCATTTAATTCTGCCTCTTGTTTTGATGGCATAGAATCAATAAAATTCCGATTCACACAGAAAATAACCTCTTAACCCCTGCTCACGATCTTCATGATTAATGTAGGGCCGTACACACCCCAGAACTATCTATGACACATTATCACATCTGACAGCTACACTTGCACCTATTATCACACAAGCTGACATCTGAACGAGATCGGATCAGCATGTGCACCTGAGCCTTGCCTGTCCTCTCAGAGTATCACATGTGTGTAGTGATGAGACTTTTTGTACAACTgtgtgtgataaaaaaaaaaattcacagggtgaatttaaatatataaataccagGGCAGAACTACATCCTTCTAGTCAATGACACATTTAGGAGACATTAAATGGGCAcagaaatgacaaaggattataCTGAGAACTGCACAAAAATGAGTTACTTGGCAACACAAGATAGGGATTGGTTAATGTCTGTCACTGAGCATACAGACTGTTCTACCTTATGCTCTGCTCACTGCCAGAGAGCCCTTCCTGATTTCCCAAGATTCAGGTGAAATGCCCCGCTAATCCTGCCTGGAGgagggcctcctcctcctcctcagctgcCTCTTCATCCTTCATTAGTGTCAGTAAGTGCAATAAGCCAGGGGCTGAGCCGTCCTCTGACAGAGCAAACTTCCTGCGCCGTGTGCTGTGGACTGCTCCAGCAATGACCTGCTCCAGGCGGGCCTGATTCACAACGTCTTGCTCAACTGCTCCTCTCTCTACCAGTTTCTGTAGTGAAGGCTCCAGCCTTAGTACATAAGCAGACAATTTTTTTTCATCGTTCTGGTAAGTGGTCAGATATTTGACCTGCAACACCCTAGGATTATCGGTAACCCCAAATACCTGCTCCAGAGCATGCAGGCATTCAGGGACTGTAATTAAAGGCTTGTTTATTGAGGACACGAATGATATCAGATGCCGGGCCTCTAAGGCTCTCTAGCAATCGCCTTCTTTTTTCGGCATCTGACACCTGCCATGTCTTCATCATTTGAGTGGCATGAaacagccaggattcaaactcttcttcttctggctcTGGAGGATCACTGCCTGAGAATACTCTCAGCTTTTTGTATTTCAGGTGTTGCAGGGCAGGCTGAAGAGCCTCATCTAATGCCTGTGCCAACATAGGAGCCCGCACTTCTGGGATCACGTCCTGGTCTAGGTCAAAAAGGTCGTTTCCATACCCAAGAGCTCGATAAACTCACCCAATGTCACGCCCTCTCCCTCTAGGAATTCATGTAACCTGCTTAAAAATTCATTGTCTGGGTCAGGGGTCTTAAAGATCACTCTCCAGGCACCCCCGCTTCCGGGTATCTCTTTAGGGACCAGAGCATGACTCGTCTCCTCAGGAAGTCCTATTAAGGCTGCATTCCTGTTCTCTTCCCTCCGGAACATCCTCCCGAGCAGTCGGTACTCGCTCAAGGGAGCTAAACCAGATCGCAGAGCCTCCTCAATTTCTGCCCTTTACAGGTCTGGGGGATGCCGGCAATCAACAGCGCTTTCCGCGGGTTTACATCCATCCCCCTACACCAGTCTTCTAAGAGCCTCAGAGTCATGATGCCCAAAACAACACATTTAAATTCCAATTTGTCCCGGCCACTGATGCCACTGCAATTCACAGTATTCCTCCGCGGTAACCGAGTTAAGTCTCATCAACTTCTGCAGTTCCGACGGGCAGTGAAGATGAAGTAGTCACGTTAGTTCAAGTTGTAAATGAATAACCCGAGCCCGGAGAAGCCCCGCGCACCCGCGCCGGCGGCCGGCCGCACTGCGGCAAGCAGCCACCTTACCCTCTCCCGGCTTCGGGCGCCCCGCAGCAGACAGCGGGGTCCCACTTCCCCTCGCAGTTATCTAGTAGTCATGTCTGGGTCCGTCGCCGGTGGCCGAGGCGCCAGGGCCTGCTTCCGACGCTTCCCGGGCGGCCAGGTCTGAGGGGCGGGAGAGCGGCTTCTCCTGCACTCGGATGGACACTCGAGAGGGATACCCGAACTGCGCAGAGGCGCGCCGGGGGATGGCTGACCGCCCGTTGCTGCGGTGCTCTCCGCGGCGAGGAACGACGGGGGCGATCAGAGCCGCAAGCGAAGCGACGGGGAGAGGCTTTGAGGAGCGCTGAAGCGCCCAGGCCCAGACTCTCACCCACCTGAAGGGTAGCGCCACAACCGGCGCCTCCGTAGCCTCCCCCGAGTCCCAGCAGAGCTGTTTCGGGCGCGCTTGGGGAGGCGGTGCCGCGGGGAGGCTCCCTGACGTCACGAGGGGGCGGGCATTTCGGGGGCGGGGCAAGCGCGCTTCCGGCCCGAGCCGGAAGCCCCGACTGTGGCAGCATCCGGGACGGCGGGCGGGTGGGCCAACCGGGACAGGAGGTGAGATCCGGGACCTGCCCAGCCCTGCAGGCTCGGCCTGTGGCCGCTGGCGGGCCCTGGGCTCCCGGCGCTGCAAGGCGGAGAGGCCCGGGTCTGGCGCCGTCCGCGCAGCCCTGTCGCGGCGGCGGGCGCTGCAGCGCGACAGGGGGCGGGGCCGGCTGCAGgggaggccagggtggctggGGAGCCTCCCGGCTGGGCCGAGTGACACAGGCTGGGGCTCCGGCAACGGCGACAGGGGCCGGGCCGCCGCGTGACCGGCTGCAGTCACGCTGTGCTTAATCACAATTAGCTTTTGCTCCTGGCTGGCCGTGCTCACCATTCTCCCAGCCGGTGACCCCGGGGATTTCTTTTATGGTGGCTTTCTCTGAAATGCCAAAGCCACCCGATTATTCAGAGCTGAGTGACTCTTTAACGCTTGCCGTGGGAACAGGAAGATTTTCGGGACCACTGTAAGTGTTTAAGAGTTGCTGTCTTAACTTGGGGGCTCCGACATTGGTTTGACTTGTAGAACCAAGTTTTCATGTCTGAAGCAATACTGTTAATTCAGAAAGTATTTGAAGTATAGAAGTGAAATGTTCCCTAGGAAACTAGTTTAATTACAATTTAAGGGAACGTGTGCTGGACCTATTTAAGCCAGATTTAGTGATTTATTTATCTGTGGGATTCAGTAAAAAGCACACTTCATACTGAAACTTTACTTCCGCATAACTATTACATAAAACAACCTGTAAGATGTTTATATTTCTTAACAGATGTAAATTTAACTTAGTTATTTTAAACCTCAAATGTGTTAGGGAGTATTTTAGAGCTCATTGGACAAAAAGTACGTACATTTGGGATAGTTGACATGACAGCATTACTAGACCCTCACTGTgttcttattgttgttttaactcAAAGGCACAGAGCATGGAGAATGATGAACTTCCGTCAGCGTATGGGATGGATTGGAGTGGGATTGTATCTGTTAGCAAGTGCAGCAGCATTTTACTATGTTTTTGAAATCAACGAGACTTACAATAGGCTGGCCTTGGAACACATTCAACAGCACCCAGAGGAGCCCCTTGAAGGAACCACATGGACACACTCCTTGAAAGCTCGGTTACTCTCCCTGCCTTTTTGGTTTTGGACAGTTATTTTTCTGATACCTTACTTGCAGATGTTTTTGTTCCTTTATTCTTGTACGAGAGCTGACCCCAAAACGGTGGGCTACTGTATTATTCCCATATGCTTGGCAGTTATATGCAATCGCCACCAGGCATTTGTCAAGGCTTCTAATCAGATCAGCAGACTACAACtgattgacacataaaatcagtcaccattttttccttacaAGTACAAAACTGCCAGTACCGTATGAAGCCTGATCACAAGACTGCAGTTTCTTCACAGATCTCAGGAAGCTGTGGTGGGGCAGAGGCTTTTTAAAGAATGGGACTAGGGGACTATCTTTATCTGAATATTGAATTTTTAGGTAAAGCCTGTGATACAGTACTACAAAATCATGTTGATGACTTCAGATTTTGGAAGTAAAATTTTATCTGTTATTTGCATTCTTTAGAAACTTGAATAAGTACCTggattcatatttttattctacTGTGCAACATAGTGATGATTCAGAAatttttcctttggggaaaaaatgaacatttcCATTGCGTTTAATGTAAAAAGGTCCAAACATggtcataaaatttaaattttatacaatTACTTGGCttgctttaaaattcttcagACTAAAACACCAGTTCTTCCTGTTGTAGCTAAGCCAACTATTTATGCTTGTTTGCTATCAGCTTGTGAGAAATTGGTATAAAATTATTGAGGTGATGGCTGTGTTGAGAAGCAAAATGTGTTCTTCGTTTGGTAATGCTACTGGCATTATTAATTAGCTAGAATTATtcatgcaacttttttttttttaaactacttggGAAGAGACTAAGTGTTTGAAAGTTGAGAAATCTAACAGACACATAGAAGATGGAAACAAGGTGTTCAATGAAAATACTTAAGCCAGTCCCTGTCAGATGTGTGACATCTAAAAGATGCTCTCAAGTCATCgtcctgattttcttttctgcctaagGTCCAGTCTTCAGACGTTAGATTAATTGCATGAAGATGTGATCCCTGTACTGCCTCCTTTGCATCTGTACTTACTACCTCATGTCTGGTAACAATACAAGTAACTAAAACATGGAAAATTAGATAttaggattatttttctttttttctgggtgagatcaagatatatttttatacagtgaTGTCATCAATACCAGGGAAATGTTTACACTGACCGATTTGAATAAGAATCGTAACATTTTTTGGTGCTTACTCCGTTGGGCCCTGTCCTAAGGAGCTTtacatgaattaactcatttagtcctcccaacaaccctatgaggtaacaGTTATTATTATCcagattttacagataaggaccgTGAGgtggagaagttaagtaacttgccaaaggttACACAGCCAAGAAGCAGAGCCAGAGTTCTAACCTGGCATCTGATGCCTTTATTCCTAATCACTGAGCTGTGACAAATGTTTCAGCACTGGGTACTGTCTGCCTAACCATGCTAAAGATTGGAAAAGAACTGAGAAAGGTTTTTCTCAATTTGTGTGAGCTACTGAAAATCTAAAAGTTTTCAAGCAACCTCAACCTTTACCTTATATCAGGTTTGACCAGAATGGAAGGCTGAGCATTCCATAGCAAGCTTTTACTTGAAAGATAAAGCAGGTACTCTTGTAACTCAAAAGCAGTACCATCAgattcttctcttcttctccaaTTAATCTCATTTCTCTCCTTTACTACTTCCAAAGGTCTAGTTActgaaatgatatattttttgctACAATACATTGAATCTTCAAATTAAGCAGCAGTTTGAAATATATGTTTCTGCAAGGGTCAGATAACCAAATCACTTGTATCTCTTGAATACTACTAAAAGTATGCATGCTGCAGGCAGCTTCCTGAGTGATACACATTCATGCTGCACAAGAGTCCTATGAGGCAGGTATGTATTGGTACTAgtaccattttacagaagaggaaaatgaggaaaCCTGAAGCACATACCAATTAATAacttgctcatggtcacacagcaagtggaagagctaggatttgaacccaggatatCTGGTTTCAGATCTCCAGCTCTATCATTCCACTATACTGCTTAtcaaaaaaaagattaaggaaaGTCATTGAGCAGTTTCTTGTTTTGTCTTGAGGCAATGATAGTTTGGAAATGATTTAAGgaaattatttccattattttttgttttataaatgctTGATGTAATGCAAGGTTTGTGAGTTTGCTATTTGTCTTGTAAGGTAGTAgttcctttttattgaagtagactTTCTTACACTTAAGATTCTAGTATTTTGGGATTTGGTGAGTAAATGCTCAGTCCATCTCTTTCTTTCAAGATATTGCCTTGATagtagaaatattaaaataattagagtAGGAGTAATGTAGTATTTCCAATGCAATCACAAAGGTTTAGACTGCAGGGttaatttgattatttgattatttaGGAATGAATTATCCAAGTTTTAGATTATTCCTATTTTCTCAATGGCTATTTAATAGTTCAAATCACTCTTTTGGTAAAGAGAGAAAGGTGAAATTAGTCTCTTAGCTCTATTAGATTGAGGTGGAGGTTGAAACCAATGGATAGGAGACCTGTGTATTATAACAGATCATCACTTATTTCATAGTCACATCACAATACAAAAAGCTGTGAATACAGGATTAGATAATGAGATAAATGGCAAATATAGACAGTGCTTCAGGGATTTTAGGGAAGGGACACATCCTAGGATCTAGAGCTAGTCAGTGATATTTGCTTCCAGATTGAGAAAAACAGTTACAGCTcctagtgggtttttttgttttttaatatttatttatttatttggctgcgtcgggtcttagttgcggcatgcgggctctttgttgtggcactgggcttctctctaattctggtgtgtgggctctagggcttcgttgccctgcggcatatgggatcttagttccccaaccagggatcgaacatgtgccccctgcagtggcggggcgcggagtcctaaccactggacggccagggaattcccaaattttCTGGTTTTAAAGAGGCTACCagtttcaaagtaaaaaatgtGATTCCCCGAGTTTAGAATTTGATTCTACTTCAAACAAAGCTTTTATAATTAACAAGCTTTTCTTTGCAGAAGTGGAATCATCAGATAAAGTGCTACGAGAGTAACAGCACCCATAAAGTAATCAAACCTGTTTGATTACAAACCATGTTTGTTCACCATGGGTAGTGTTAAAGTCTGTGTTAAGATTATCTGGTGTTGATTTCCTTCTTGATGGATTTAACGTTCTCAATCTCCAAATCACTGGCAGAAAAGCTTACCGCAGTACCACATGACTCATTTTTGCATCAAATATGTGCCATCACTTTATAAATTCTCCAATATATTGATAAAGTTCCATATAGCTCTGGACCGTGGCTGGGAATCATTATGCattggtatttttgttttggtcTAAGGCAGTGAGTGGGTCTTGAACTGTGGCTGAATGTTAGAATCACTCAAGGtaatacaaaaacaaagcaaaactcctCATAAACAATGCCAGGGTCCCTCCCAACTATCAatccctggggggaggggccaAGGCAATCCTGTTTTAGGAGGTCTTCAAGCAAGTCTATTAGGGTTGAGAGTTACTGGGCCAGGGGTTTTTACGTACCATAAAGCTTCAACTGTTACTCGTGAGAACtgtgtttgtttgtctttggAACAGTGTCGACAATTATTTCATGGTAGGCTTACCCCAGCTGTCTGAATTGTGGAAATCTTTAAAAAGGTgtctatatattctttcttttctttttttccaaggtttaaatagactttattgtTAAATAGGCTTATAAACTAATGTATGTGGTCCCAGGAGGTGAAGCATGGAGAAAGAGAGGTCACGAAGGTCAGCTGCAGAAGGTCACTAACTGAAGGCCATGATCTAGGGGAGGCCAGCCAGGAATGCAGTAGACATGATCAGGACAGGCTGGGGGTGGTCATGTCACAGATAAGGGAGAAGACAGCCCTCTTTACTCCTGCTTCTTGTAGCTCTCCAGGTGTGACGAGACCCAGCCCCAGGCAGGAGGAAACAGGAAGCAGGAGGTGAGCCCAATGGCAACATCCATGGTCCTGAGCTGCTCCTGCGGTGGCTTGGAATGCATCTGGGCATGCAGCAACGGGAGCTGCAGGCCGGGCCTGTCAGGCCCCTCAGCAGCAGTGGCGGCGGAGTAGACATGACCATACCAGGTGGACTGCAGACAGCTGCCAGCCAGAGCCCAAGGTCGGGAATGAGATGTCTATATTTTGTGATTCTGATTCCTATCGTCCAATTTATCCTGAATACACTTCTGTCAGGCTTTTGCCTCCCACTCTACCAAAGCTGCTCTCTTGTCAAGAGGTTGCCAGTCATTTACATGTAACTAAACCCAATGGTCAAGTCTCAGTCctcaaattacttttttttttttttttttggctgtgccgtgccttgtgggatcttggttccctgaccagtgattgaacctgggctcttggcagtgaaagcgtggagtcctaaatactggactgccagggaattccccctcatattattattttttttaatggattttttttttaaacatttatttatttattttggtcgcgccgggtcttagttgcggcaggcggactcttagttgcagcatgcatgtgagatctagttcccccaccagggatcgaacccgggcccccttcattgggagcacggagtcttacccactggaccagagaagtccctcaaaTTACTTTTTGACACACTCCCTTGTCCTTGAGCTATTTTCTTTGGTTGGCTTCTGGATCAGTACTGCCCAATAGAATTTTAGTGAtgttggaaatgttctgtatctgtgctGTCCCTATGAATAGCCAGGAGCCACATGAAATGAACCCTTGAGATGTGGCCAGTGcggctgaggaactgaattttaaattttaattaaacagtcacatgtggctagtagctaccatGTATTAGTCCAATTCCAGATACTTTTCTGATTTGCTTCCTTCCTCATCAGCTTCTCCTATCCCCTTTGCTGTTTCCTCTTTGAGGATCTGCCCAATT comes from Balaenoptera ricei isolate mBalRic1 chromosome 2, mBalRic1.hap2, whole genome shotgun sequence and encodes:
- the MOAP1 gene encoding LOW QUALITY PROTEIN: modulator of apoptosis 1 (The sequence of the model RefSeq protein was modified relative to this genomic sequence to represent the inferred CDS: inserted 4 bases in 3 codons), which codes for MTLRLLEDWCRGMDVNPRKALLIAGIPQTCKXAEIEEALRSGLAPLSEYRLLGRMFRREENRNAALIGLPEETSHALVPKEIPGSGGAWRVIFKTPDPDNEFLSRLHEFLEGEGVTLGEFXRALGYGNDLFDLDQDVIPEVRAPMLAQALDEALQPALQHLKYKKLRVFSGSDPPEPEEEEFESWLFHATQMMKTWQVSDAEKRRRLLESLRGPASDIIRVLXINKPLITVPECLHALEQVFGVTDNPRVLQVKYLTTYQNDEKKLSAYVLRLEPSLQKLVERGAVEQDVVNQARLEQVIAGAVHSTRRRKFALSEDGSAPGLLHLLTLMKDEEAAEEEEEALLQAGLAGHFT
- the LYSET gene encoding lysosomal enzyme trafficking factor isoform X1, whose translation is MVAFSEMPKPPDYSELSDSLTLAVGTGRFSGPLHRAWRMMNFRQRMGWIGVGLYLLASAAAFYYVFEINETYNRLALEHIQQHPEEPLEGTTWTHSLKARLLSLPFWFWTVIFLIPYLQMFLFLYSCTRADPKTVGYCIIPICLAVICNRHQAFVKASNQISRLQLIDT
- the LYSET gene encoding lysosomal enzyme trafficking factor isoform X2 — encoded protein: MMNFRQRMGWIGVGLYLLASAAAFYYVFEINETYNRLALEHIQQHPEEPLEGTTWTHSLKARLLSLPFWFWTVIFLIPYLQMFLFLYSCTRADPKTVGYCIIPICLAVICNRHQAFVKASNQISRLQLIDT